The Synechocystis sp. PCC 7509 genome includes a window with the following:
- a CDS encoding phospholipase D-like domain-containing protein produces the protein MLNIFMVLWWSGGVILAAIAVIVFVLYFRGTFRDRIEYKLINVPNPDDPRFPLALATLSNSVFTTGKCTEHWVEAENIYAARIAAIKEAQHSIHFETFFMTPGRRATEFADAICDRASAGIEVLMIIDHHGSKKLSKRYWKRLKACGVDIRFFNKFNWKAPIDYFARTHWKLLVIDGKKALIGGAGISDFWDGVDNIKDTGAWYDFEMSFTGEIVAALQGMFMQHWTYVHGTADLNIKAFNPQPTDDPVMMVTAGDDPSYRSSSVKALFLTSIHAAKKRIWISSPYFLPDGNLRASLIIAKKKGVEVRILTNGSQCDKKFVYYASCELYGDLLAAGIEINEYQPSMMHAKALLLDDCWISTGSANFDPRSFFHNDELDISTAQPELVKHIENLFITGFSRCKQINKKDWSKRSLWKRVLGRVVLFFQSQL, from the coding sequence ATGCTAAATATTTTCATGGTGCTGTGGTGGAGCGGCGGGGTTATTCTCGCCGCTATTGCTGTAATAGTATTTGTTTTATACTTTCGGGGAACCTTTCGCGATCGCATTGAATACAAATTAATTAATGTTCCCAATCCCGACGATCCCCGTTTTCCCCTAGCTTTGGCAACGTTGTCAAACTCTGTATTTACAACAGGCAAATGTACCGAGCATTGGGTTGAAGCTGAAAATATTTACGCCGCTAGGATTGCAGCGATTAAGGAAGCCCAACACAGCATTCATTTTGAAACATTTTTCATGACTCCAGGAAGGCGGGCGACAGAGTTTGCAGACGCTATATGCGATCGCGCTTCTGCTGGAATCGAAGTATTGATGATTATCGACCATCACGGCTCAAAGAAGCTCTCAAAACGTTATTGGAAGAGATTAAAAGCTTGCGGGGTAGATATCCGGTTTTTCAATAAATTTAATTGGAAAGCACCGATTGATTATTTTGCCCGCACTCACTGGAAACTATTAGTAATTGACGGCAAAAAAGCTTTGATTGGCGGCGCTGGGATTTCAGATTTTTGGGATGGAGTAGACAATATTAAAGACACTGGGGCTTGGTACGATTTTGAGATGAGTTTTACCGGGGAAATTGTCGCCGCCTTGCAAGGTATGTTTATGCAGCATTGGACGTATGTTCATGGGACTGCGGATCTCAATATAAAAGCCTTTAATCCCCAACCTACAGACGATCCGGTAATGATGGTAACGGCGGGGGATGACCCTTCTTATCGTTCTTCATCGGTAAAAGCTCTATTTTTAACCAGTATTCACGCTGCTAAAAAAAGAATCTGGATTTCTAGCCCGTACTTTTTACCCGACGGCAATTTAAGAGCCTCTTTAATTATTGCCAAGAAAAAAGGGGTAGAAGTTCGCATCTTAACTAATGGCTCTCAGTGTGACAAAAAGTTTGTTTATTACGCCTCCTGCGAACTCTACGGCGATTTATTAGCTGCTGGAATTGAAATAAATGAATATCAACCCAGTATGATGCACGCCAAAGCCTTGTTACTTGATGATTGTTGGATTAGTACCGGAAGCGCGAATTTTGACCCCCGCAGCTTTTTCCATAATGATGAGCTTGATATTTCCACCGCCCAGCCAGAATTAGTAAAACATATCGAAAACCTATTTATTACAGGCTTTTCAAGGTGCAAGCAAATAAATAAAAAGGATTGGAGTAAGCGATCGCTTTGGAAGCGAGTATTAGGGCGCGTAGTGTTGTTTTTCCAATCGCAGTTGTAG
- a CDS encoding family 16 glycoside hydrolase has protein sequence MPLKKLVTSNNPNQDNSAIGDIQENTFSRDALSRFVFNTLEEAQSAALEGFDLIVVGAGMYGAYCATKLFNFTKNLPGYRPRILVLQEGPFLVHEHFQNLPRGLGSLYDIPLAPLLPEGQYKIINSDGTPEGQGVQFGRDFAGKFRPHHRCVGGKGLFWGGWTPSLTTADLDQWPAAVSAFLNSPDGYSFVSQEIGADYDIDRDGKEKDFIYGTLYESLLKRSRTVVPFSLASEKYSIDRVLQPPIAVKVEAELSGMFSPDKYSSLPGLIEAVREDIGLAAGSDRNRRLFVVPNVKVLNFVTQDAVVRGVRVAVNDPVGQGEVVWNNPLPVSEQGMVVLAANCINSTRLARNSFPRPAIITPERMGANLMVHIRGNYLWQVRRTILEAIDPTLVNQLFEQAALQVEGTAVDLGNGTTGRFHFQFYAAPNAGGNAEEYLYQMMPDRDDLIETIEKLRGVTDDLEWVTFGIRTCGEDFGDRNAPVEFGLSSSRSPNTSWMDTSPLAQDQYGIPQGFVQLVETQQALNLRQAQRAAAFQFIARLVNVSVAEVGNSDSNPDDPNLKVRLVSAVEDGLGTTYHECGTLWMGDDPETSVTDANGRFHHVANAYCVDQALFTTAGSANPVPTGLGLARKVARSITKRYQEELPFADDDAGFLNLFNGSFAGMWRTAGTANFQAITLPGQPPIIEAGLAGVDSGLGILYYTPKQFKNFVLRLEWKAFSIDANSGIFLRIPNPDGVALDNNFYAACTEIQIDETGKNFLASRSPQSVFGGFLEKTGAIYQLAPATQGMSKAIRPRFSAEGAWNVYEITVQDTAIAVALNGVEVSRTNIAPPLQTEGYLAIQCHTQIVQFRNIRIKELP, from the coding sequence AGCTCAAAGTGCGGCTCTTGAAGGTTTTGATCTTATTGTGGTAGGAGCAGGTATGTATGGGGCTTATTGTGCAACCAAATTATTTAACTTCACAAAGAACCTACCTGGCTATCGTCCTCGGATCTTGGTACTTCAAGAAGGCCCCTTTTTAGTTCACGAACATTTCCAAAATCTGCCCAGAGGACTAGGTAGTTTATACGATATCCCCCTCGCGCCCCTACTTCCTGAAGGGCAATACAAGATTATTAACTCCGATGGTACGCCCGAAGGTCAAGGGGTGCAATTTGGGCGTGACTTTGCCGGAAAATTTCGTCCTCATCATCGCTGCGTTGGTGGAAAAGGACTATTTTGGGGTGGGTGGACACCCTCTTTAACTACCGCCGATTTAGATCAATGGCCCGCCGCCGTTTCAGCTTTTCTCAATAGTCCTGATGGTTACTCTTTTGTTAGTCAGGAAATTGGGGCAGATTACGATATCGATCGCGATGGCAAAGAAAAAGATTTTATCTATGGAACTTTGTACGAGTCTTTGTTAAAGCGTAGCCGTACAGTAGTCCCCTTTAGTTTAGCTAGTGAAAAATACTCTATAGATCGGGTGCTACAACCACCGATCGCCGTGAAAGTTGAAGCCGAATTATCGGGAATGTTTAGCCCAGATAAATATAGCAGTTTGCCGGGCTTAATTGAGGCTGTTCGTGAGGATATTGGTTTAGCCGCAGGAAGCGATCGCAATCGACGGCTTTTTGTTGTCCCCAATGTCAAGGTACTAAACTTTGTTACTCAAGATGCGGTAGTGCGAGGAGTACGAGTTGCCGTTAACGATCCCGTCGGACAAGGGGAAGTTGTGTGGAATAACCCTTTGCCTGTATCGGAGCAAGGGATGGTAGTTTTGGCGGCTAACTGCATCAATTCAACTCGTTTGGCTCGCAACTCCTTTCCACGTCCGGCAATTATCACCCCTGAGCGCATGGGAGCAAATCTCATGGTTCACATTCGCGGTAACTACCTCTGGCAAGTTCGCCGCACTATTCTTGAGGCTATCGATCCGACATTAGTTAATCAACTATTTGAGCAAGCAGCATTACAAGTTGAAGGAACAGCCGTTGACTTAGGTAATGGCACTACGGGGCGTTTTCACTTCCAATTTTACGCCGCCCCGAATGCTGGCGGTAATGCGGAAGAATATCTTTATCAAATGATGCCCGATCGCGATGACCTCATTGAAACGATTGAAAAACTTAGAGGAGTAACAGACGATCTTGAATGGGTTACTTTTGGTATCCGTACTTGTGGAGAAGATTTTGGCGATCGCAATGCGCCCGTAGAATTTGGTCTAAGTAGTTCTCGTAGCCCCAATACAAGTTGGATGGATACAAGTCCCTTAGCTCAAGATCAATATGGCATTCCTCAAGGTTTTGTGCAACTTGTGGAAACTCAACAAGCATTAAATCTTCGCCAAGCGCAACGGGCGGCAGCTTTTCAGTTTATTGCGCGTTTAGTAAATGTCTCTGTGGCAGAAGTTGGCAATAGTGACAGTAATCCAGACGATCCTAATCTTAAAGTTCGTTTAGTCTCGGCTGTTGAGGATGGGCTAGGGACAACTTACCACGAGTGCGGCACTCTCTGGATGGGCGACGATCCTGAAACATCTGTAACTGATGCTAATGGGCGTTTTCACCATGTTGCCAATGCTTACTGTGTCGATCAAGCTTTATTTACAACGGCGGGTTCAGCTAATCCAGTTCCTACAGGGTTGGGACTTGCCCGAAAAGTTGCCCGCAGTATTACAAAGCGTTATCAAGAAGAACTACCTTTTGCTGATGACGATGCTGGTTTTCTAAATTTATTTAATGGTAGCTTTGCCGGAATGTGGCGCACGGCTGGAACTGCAAATTTTCAAGCCATCACTTTACCAGGTCAACCGCCCATAATTGAGGCAGGACTTGCAGGAGTAGATAGCGGACTGGGAATACTATACTATACGCCCAAGCAGTTCAAGAATTTTGTCCTGCGCCTAGAATGGAAAGCATTTTCGATTGATGCCAATTCCGGCATTTTTCTTCGCATTCCTAACCCCGATGGAGTTGCTCTCGATAATAATTTTTATGCCGCCTGTACTGAAATCCAGATAGACGAAACTGGCAAAAATTTCTTAGCTAGCCGCTCTCCACAATCAGTATTTGGTGGATTTCTAGAAAAAACTGGGGCTATTTATCAACTAGCGCCAGCAACTCAGGGAATGAGTAAAGCTATTCGACCAAGATTTTCCGCCGAGGGAGCATGGAATGTCTACGAAATAACTGTACAAGATACAGCGATCGCCGTGGCTTTAAATGGTGTTGAAGTTTCTCGCACAAATATTGCTCCTCCTTTGCAAACTGAAGGATATTTAGCAATTCAATGTCACACCCAAATCGTTCAGTTCCGCAATATTCGCATCAAGGAGCTACCTTAA